A region from the Lysobacter antibioticus genome encodes:
- a CDS encoding S8 family peptidase has translation MSVRSNRVHALAAATALVLASTVAGSAFAAERVNLSGLQTAAKFDRFIVKYRDGSVERSSAASVQSALSTAATASVGKAKGKAALGLKHLRRTAIGADVVRADRSLDRVEAESLMRQIAADPNVDFVEVDVRRHALLTPNDTHYGVQYGFNGANGGMRVDQAWDVSTGSGAVVAVLDTGITPHSDLNANILPGYDFITDTFVSRDGDGRDSNPNDEGDWNNATECDQPGYDVDASDSSWHGTHVAGTVAAVTNNAKGVAGTAFNAKVVPVRVLGRCGGYDSDISDAIVWASGGSVSGIPANANPAEVINLSLGGGGACPSSYQTAINGAVGRGTTIVVAAGNESANVSTSTPANCANVIAVAATTSTGAKASYSNYGTGIDVSAPGDQIASTHNGGTTTQGAEQYVYMSGTSMASPHVAGVVALLQSKATTPKTPAEIETLLKNTARALPGSCSGGCGAGIVNAKAALDALGGTPPTGVQTYTNGTDVAIPDNATVESSIVVSGRTGNAPSTASISVNIVHTYKGDLKVDLVAPDGTLYNIHNRTGSGTDNVIGTFTKNLSTETLNGTWKLRVNDNASQDTGRIDTWSITF, from the coding sequence ATGTCCGTTCGTTCGAATCGCGTACACGCCCTTGCCGCCGCCACCGCCCTGGTGCTGGCTTCGACCGTCGCCGGATCGGCTTTCGCCGCCGAGCGCGTCAACCTCAGCGGCCTGCAGACCGCCGCCAAGTTCGACCGATTCATCGTCAAGTACCGCGACGGCAGCGTCGAGCGCAGCAGCGCCGCCAGCGTGCAGAGCGCGCTCAGCACCGCCGCGACCGCTTCCGTCGGCAAGGCCAAGGGCAAGGCCGCACTCGGCCTGAAGCACCTGCGCCGCACCGCCATCGGCGCCGACGTGGTGCGCGCCGACCGTTCGCTCGACCGCGTCGAAGCCGAATCGCTGATGCGCCAGATCGCCGCCGACCCGAACGTCGATTTCGTCGAAGTCGACGTGCGCCGCCATGCCCTGCTGACTCCGAACGACACCCACTACGGCGTGCAGTACGGCTTCAACGGCGCCAACGGCGGCATGCGCGTCGACCAGGCCTGGGACGTCTCCACCGGCAGCGGTGCGGTCGTCGCCGTGCTCGACACCGGCATCACCCCGCACAGCGATCTCAACGCCAACATCCTGCCGGGCTACGACTTCATCACCGACACCTTCGTCTCGCGCGACGGCGACGGCCGCGATTCCAACCCGAACGACGAAGGCGACTGGAACAACGCAACCGAGTGCGACCAGCCCGGCTACGACGTCGACGCCAGCGATTCGAGCTGGCACGGCACCCACGTCGCCGGCACCGTCGCCGCAGTGACCAACAACGCCAAGGGCGTCGCCGGCACCGCGTTCAACGCCAAGGTCGTGCCGGTGCGCGTGCTCGGCCGCTGCGGCGGTTACGACTCCGACATCTCCGACGCCATCGTCTGGGCCTCGGGCGGCAGCGTGTCGGGCATCCCGGCCAATGCCAACCCGGCCGAAGTGATCAACCTCAGCCTCGGCGGCGGCGGCGCCTGCCCGAGCAGCTACCAGACCGCGATCAACGGTGCGGTAGGCCGCGGCACCACCATCGTCGTGGCCGCCGGCAACGAAAGCGCGAACGTCTCGACCTCGACGCCGGCCAACTGCGCCAACGTCATCGCCGTTGCGGCCACCACTTCGACCGGCGCCAAGGCCAGCTACTCCAACTACGGCACCGGCATCGACGTGTCGGCGCCGGGCGACCAGATCGCCTCGACCCATAACGGCGGCACCACCACCCAGGGCGCCGAGCAGTACGTGTACATGAGCGGCACCTCGATGGCTTCGCCGCACGTCGCCGGCGTGGTCGCACTGCTGCAGTCGAAGGCAACCACGCCGAAGACCCCGGCCGAGATCGAGACCCTGCTCAAGAACACCGCGCGCGCGCTCCCCGGCTCGTGCTCGGGCGGTTGCGGCGCCGGCATCGTCAATGCCAAGGCCGCGCTCGACGCGCTCGGCGGCACCCCGCCGACCGGCGTGCAGACCTACACCAACGGCACCGACGTCGCCATTCCCGACAACGCCACGGTCGAAAGCAGCATCGTCGTGTCGGGCCGCACCGGCAACGCGCCGAGCACCGCCTCGATCTCGGTCAACATCGTCCACACCTACAAGGGCGACTTGAAGGTCGACCTGGTCGCGCCGGACGGCACGCTCTACAACATCCACAACCGCACCGGCTCGGGCACCGACAACGTCATCGGTACCTTCACCAAGAACCTGTCGACCGAAACGCTCAACGGCACCTGGAAGCTGCGCGTCAACGATAACGCGAGCCAGGACACCGGCCGCATCGATACCTGGAGCATCACGTTCTAA
- a CDS encoding S8 family peptidase, with the protein MSDRSMRAMRKHALAAATVTALSCVAMSAFAADRINLAALANESQDEFIVKYRDGSAQRSNAATLERSLSSAATGFAGKGKALGLKHLRRTALGSDVVRAGRKLDRVEAESLMRQIAADPNVEYVEPNARMYPTATPNDTRFGEQWGYTDADAGINATTAWDISTGTGVVVAVIDTGIVSHTDLNANILPGYDFVSDATAARDGNGRDSDPSDQGDWFVAGECGRTYNSNSSWHGTHVAGTVAAVTNNAKGVAGTAYNAKVVPVRVLAKCGGSLADIADAITWASGGTVSGIPANANPAEVINMSLGGSGACGSTYQAAINGAVSRGTTVVVAAGNNNGNAADARPANCTGVITVGAVDSAGARSVWSSTQKSNYGAVVDIAAPGSNILSTLNAGTTTPGAESYASYGGTSMATPHVAGVVALLQAKATTPKTPAEIETLLKNTARAFPQTPDQPIGVGIVNAKAALDALGGTPNPGTQTYSNGTDYNIPDNNTTGVSSSIAVSGRTGNAPSNASVTVNIIHPYKGDLKVDLIAPDGSVYNIHNRSGGSADNVSGTFTVNLSSEALNGTWKLRAVDAAAVDVGRIDTWSITF; encoded by the coding sequence ATGTCCGATCGTTCCATGCGCGCGATGCGCAAGCACGCGCTCGCCGCCGCCACCGTGACCGCGCTGTCCTGCGTCGCGATGTCCGCTTTCGCCGCCGATCGCATCAACCTCGCCGCCCTGGCCAATGAAAGCCAGGACGAATTCATCGTCAAATACCGCGACGGCAGCGCCCAGCGCAGCAATGCCGCCACCCTCGAGCGTTCGCTGAGCAGCGCCGCGACCGGTTTCGCCGGCAAGGGCAAGGCCCTGGGCCTCAAGCACCTGCGCCGCACCGCGCTCGGTTCGGACGTGGTCCGCGCCGGCCGCAAGCTCGACCGCGTCGAAGCCGAATCGCTGATGCGCCAGATCGCCGCCGACCCGAACGTCGAATACGTCGAGCCGAACGCGCGCATGTACCCGACCGCCACCCCGAACGACACCCGCTTCGGCGAGCAGTGGGGCTACACCGATGCCGACGCCGGCATCAACGCCACCACCGCCTGGGACATCAGCACCGGCACCGGCGTGGTCGTGGCCGTGATCGACACCGGCATCGTCAGCCACACCGATCTCAACGCCAACATCCTGCCCGGCTACGACTTCGTCAGCGACGCCACCGCCGCGCGCGACGGCAACGGTCGCGATTCCGATCCGAGCGATCAGGGCGACTGGTTCGTCGCCGGCGAGTGCGGCCGCACCTACAACAGCAATTCGAGCTGGCACGGCACCCACGTCGCCGGCACCGTCGCCGCGGTGACCAACAACGCCAAGGGCGTCGCCGGCACCGCGTACAACGCCAAGGTCGTACCGGTGCGCGTGCTCGCCAAGTGCGGCGGCAGCCTGGCCGACATCGCCGACGCCATCACCTGGGCGTCGGGCGGCACCGTGTCGGGCATCCCGGCCAACGCCAACCCGGCCGAAGTCATCAACATGAGCCTCGGCGGTTCCGGCGCTTGCGGTTCGACCTACCAGGCCGCGATCAACGGCGCCGTTTCGCGCGGCACCACCGTCGTCGTCGCTGCCGGCAACAACAACGGCAATGCCGCCGACGCGCGTCCGGCCAACTGCACCGGCGTGATCACGGTCGGTGCGGTCGACAGCGCCGGTGCGCGTTCGGTGTGGAGCAGCACGCAGAAGTCGAACTACGGTGCGGTGGTCGACATCGCCGCCCCGGGTTCGAACATCCTGTCGACGCTCAACGCCGGCACCACCACCCCGGGCGCGGAGAGCTATGCGTCCTACGGCGGCACCTCGATGGCGACGCCGCACGTCGCCGGCGTGGTCGCGCTGCTGCAGGCCAAGGCGACGACGCCGAAGACCCCGGCCGAGATCGAGACCCTGCTCAAGAACACCGCACGCGCTTTCCCGCAGACGCCGGACCAGCCGATCGGCGTGGGCATCGTCAACGCCAAGGCCGCGCTGGATGCGCTCGGCGGCACCCCGAACCCGGGCACGCAGACCTACAGCAACGGCACCGACTACAACATTCCGGACAACAACACGACCGGCGTGTCGAGCAGCATCGCGGTGTCGGGCCGCACCGGCAACGCGCCGAGCAACGCTTCGGTGACGGTCAACATCATCCACCCGTACAAGGGCGACCTGAAGGTCGACCTGATCGCGCCGGACGGTTCGGTCTACAACATCCACAACCGCAGCGGCGGCAGCGCCGACAACGTCAGCGGCACGTTCACCGTGAATCTGTCGAGCGAAGCGCTCAACGGCACCTGGAAGCTGCGCGCGGTCGATGCCGCGGCGGTCGACGTCGGCCGCATCGATACCTGGAGCATCACGTTCTGA
- the sufT gene encoding putative Fe-S cluster assembly protein SufT codes for MYSRSSEPVRFERDCAVVLVPQGDQVTLPAGSVGYITQALGGSYTVFVEGNLFRIAGRDADAIGKKPPEPLELPEGADDEAVEQLVWRQLRTCFDPEIPINVVELGLVYEATVKHRDDGQRMVEVRMTLTAPACGMGDILVDDVRAKLEMIPTVAEADVELVFDPPWNRNMMSEAARLETGML; via the coding sequence ATGTATTCCCGCAGCAGCGAACCCGTCCGTTTCGAGCGCGATTGCGCCGTCGTCCTTGTGCCGCAGGGCGATCAGGTCACCTTGCCCGCGGGCAGCGTCGGCTATATCACCCAGGCCCTCGGCGGCAGTTACACCGTTTTCGTCGAAGGCAACCTGTTCCGCATCGCCGGCCGCGACGCCGACGCGATCGGCAAGAAGCCGCCGGAACCGCTCGAATTGCCCGAGGGCGCCGACGACGAAGCCGTCGAGCAACTGGTGTGGCGGCAGCTGCGCACCTGTTTCGACCCGGAGATCCCGATCAACGTGGTCGAGCTGGGCCTGGTCTACGAGGCGACCGTCAAGCACCGCGACGACGGCCAGCGCATGGTCGAGGTCCGCATGACCCTGACCGCACCGGCGTGCGGCATGGGCGACATCCTGGTCGACGACGTGCGCGCGAAGCTCGAGATGATCCCGACCGTGGCCGAGGCCGACGTCGAGCTGGTGTTCGACCCGCCGTGGAACCGCAACATGATGTCCGAGGCCGCCCGGCTCGAAACCGGCATGCTCTGA
- a CDS encoding PLP-dependent aminotransferase family protein → MYLPLDGRGPLHGQLVRSLKDAVMTGRLPSGLRFPPTRLLAQQLGVSRNTVLAAYEQLRAEGFMQARVGSGSYVAMPGAPVQPRSEPPQRVAPQSAYARRLRRYHDHAHMPGRRVPGALHSFQYGVPFTNPLLTSAWARALSHAAVYTQPHYPTAQGLPALRVAVCEYLSLRRGVHARPEDIVIVTGTQQAVSLTARVVLDEGDEVVIEEPQYFAVREALQIHGARLLPVPVDGEGLCTDLLPERPPRLICVTPSHQFPTGALMSLARRRALLDYACRHDCWIFEDDYDGEFRYDAQPHAALCGLDDSRRVIYTGTFSKVLFPSLRLGYIVAPPGLRDDLISAKWVDDFGSPAIEQAALAHFLADGGFERHLRRTAKTLKQRRDALLGSLRRLAGDAVDIDDSHAGMHLVVWLRDRNVAQGEAFIAFAQSRGLGLYSILPYYFEPPARAGLLLGFGAMSVAEIEEAARVFAVCLGEMDWGSVG, encoded by the coding sequence ATGTACCTGCCGCTCGATGGCCGAGGACCGTTGCACGGGCAATTGGTTCGGTCGCTCAAGGACGCGGTGATGACCGGGCGGCTGCCGTCCGGGCTGCGTTTTCCACCGACCCGGCTGCTGGCCCAGCAGTTGGGGGTGTCGCGCAACACCGTGCTGGCCGCCTACGAGCAATTGCGCGCCGAAGGCTTCATGCAAGCGCGGGTCGGCTCCGGCAGCTATGTCGCCATGCCCGGCGCGCCGGTGCAGCCGCGTTCCGAGCCGCCGCAGCGGGTGGCGCCGCAAAGCGCCTATGCCCGGCGCCTGCGCCGTTATCACGACCACGCCCACATGCCGGGCCGGCGCGTGCCCGGTGCCTTGCACAGCTTCCAGTACGGCGTGCCGTTCACCAATCCGCTGCTGACCTCGGCCTGGGCGCGGGCGCTGTCGCATGCGGCGGTCTATACCCAGCCCCATTACCCGACCGCACAGGGCCTGCCGGCCTTGCGCGTGGCGGTCTGCGAATACCTGTCCCTGCGCCGCGGCGTGCATGCACGGCCTGAGGACATCGTGATCGTCACCGGCACCCAGCAAGCGGTCAGCCTGACCGCGCGCGTGGTGCTAGACGAAGGCGACGAGGTGGTGATCGAAGAGCCGCAGTACTTCGCCGTGCGCGAAGCCCTGCAGATCCACGGCGCACGCCTGCTGCCGGTGCCGGTGGACGGCGAGGGCCTGTGCACCGATCTCCTGCCGGAACGGCCGCCGCGGCTGATCTGCGTGACGCCTTCGCACCAGTTCCCCACCGGCGCCCTGATGTCGCTGGCGCGCCGTCGCGCCTTGCTCGACTACGCCTGCCGCCACGATTGCTGGATCTTCGAAGACGACTACGACGGCGAGTTCCGTTACGACGCCCAGCCGCATGCGGCCTTGTGCGGCCTCGACGACAGCCGTCGGGTGATCTACACCGGCACCTTCTCGAAAGTGCTGTTTCCTTCGTTGCGCCTGGGCTACATCGTCGCCCCGCCGGGTCTGCGCGACGACCTGATCAGCGCCAAGTGGGTCGACGATTTCGGTTCCCCGGCGATCGAACAGGCCGCGCTCGCGCACTTCCTCGCCGATGGCGGCTTCGAACGTCACCTGCGCCGCACCGCGAAGACCCTGAAACAACGCCGCGACGCCTTGCTGGGATCCCTGCGCCGCCTGGCCGGCGATGCCGTCGACATCGACGACTCCCATGCCGGCATGCACCTGGTGGTCTGGCTGCGCGACCGCAACGTCGCCCAGGGCGAGGCCTTCATCGCCTTCGCCCAGAGCCGAGGCCTCGGTTTGTACTCGATCTTGCCGTACTACTTCGAGCCGCCCGCCCGCGCCGGCCTGTTGCTGGGTTTCGGCGCGATGTCGGTGGCGGAGATCGAGGAAGCGGCGCGGGTATTCGCGGTGTGTTTGGGCGAGATGGATTGGGGGAGTGTGGGGTAG
- a CDS encoding helix-turn-helix domain-containing protein, translating to MNLQHHRIHFAEHLDLSQSAARPTLHLVRASGRAVQLDLPAGWLSLWLPLRGPLRLEAADSMWELEPGHLQIWRDGRLRTSARLPCWWLCLCGPDTAWRGYLQTSADNTSEELFPWEGPAPRDAQRLMVRLARLAAQPTALGALGDNGDALLRTLCALLIDQQRDLQTRLPRCSGRTQRRRQQTLLRLLRVQHLIRRHPEIRLDLNRLARSANYSPCHLIRIYREVFDETPTEFASRLRSDRAWRMVRETRMPVCEITEALGFESQSAFCRAFKNSFGLTATQARRLDRQLVRAATCAA from the coding sequence ATGAACTTGCAACATCACCGGATTCATTTCGCCGAGCATCTCGATCTTTCGCAGTCGGCCGCACGGCCGACCCTGCACCTGGTCCGGGCCTCCGGACGCGCCGTCCAGCTCGACCTGCCGGCCGGCTGGCTGTCGCTGTGGCTGCCGCTGCGCGGACCGCTGCGCCTGGAAGCCGCCGACAGCATGTGGGAGCTGGAGCCCGGCCACCTGCAGATCTGGCGCGACGGCCGTCTGCGCACCAGCGCGCGCCTGCCGTGCTGGTGGCTGTGCCTGTGCGGCCCGGACACCGCCTGGCGCGGCTATCTGCAGACCAGCGCCGACAATACCAGCGAGGAACTGTTCCCCTGGGAAGGCCCGGCGCCGCGCGATGCGCAACGGTTGATGGTGCGACTGGCGCGGCTGGCCGCTCAACCGACCGCACTGGGCGCGCTGGGCGACAACGGCGACGCCCTGTTGCGGACTCTGTGCGCCTTGTTGATCGATCAGCAACGCGATCTGCAGACACGGTTGCCGCGTTGCAGCGGCCGCACCCAGCGTCGACGCCAGCAGACCTTGCTGAGACTGTTGCGCGTGCAGCATTTGATTCGCCGCCATCCGGAGATCCGCCTCGACCTCAACCGGCTTGCGCGCAGCGCCAACTACTCGCCCTGCCACTTGATCCGGATCTACCGCGAGGTGTTCGACGAGACGCCGACCGAATTCGCCTCGCGCCTGCGTTCGGATCGCGCCTGGCGCATGGTCCGCGAAACCCGCATGCCGGTGTGCGAGATCACCGAGGCCCTGGGTTTCGAGAGCCAGAGCGCGTTCTGCCGCGCGTTCAAGAATTCGTTCGGCCTCACCGCAACTCAGGCACGGCGCCTCGACCGGCAGCTCGTGCGCGCGGCCACCTGCGCCGCCTGA
- a CDS encoding cytochrome P460 family protein produces MAAEAWRPNLAALSIAAVALVVASGVLAAGGFAETGPRNAAKAATATAASDTQTLLFPVGYSRWTHIKSGLINPGHAAYARFGGLHHIYANATALEGYRSGRFPDGSVLVYDLFEATDKGDATIDQGPRRHIDVMVKDDTRFAATGGWGYAEFAAGERQDRLRPVQRDGCAACHASQKQNDQVFSRWREDSGLEPAPAQQD; encoded by the coding sequence GTGGCCGCTGAAGCCTGGCGTCCGAACCTCGCGGCACTCTCGATCGCCGCCGTCGCGTTGGTCGTGGCGAGCGGCGTGCTGGCCGCCGGCGGATTCGCCGAGACCGGCCCGCGCAATGCCGCCAAAGCCGCGACGGCGACAGCGGCTTCCGACACGCAGACGCTGCTCTTTCCGGTGGGCTACTCGCGCTGGACCCACATCAAGAGCGGCCTGATCAACCCCGGCCATGCCGCCTACGCACGTTTCGGCGGGCTGCACCACATCTACGCCAACGCTACTGCGCTCGAGGGCTACCGCAGTGGGCGTTTTCCCGATGGTTCGGTGCTGGTCTACGACTTGTTCGAGGCCACCGACAAAGGCGATGCCACCATCGACCAGGGACCGCGCCGGCACATCGACGTGATGGTCAAGGACGACACGCGCTTCGCCGCAACCGGCGGCTGGGGCTACGCCGAATTCGCCGCCGGCGAGCGTCAAGACCGACTGCGCCCAGTCCAACGCGACGGCTGCGCCGCCTGCCATGCCAGCCAGAAGCAGAACGACCAGGTGTTCAGCCGCTGGCGCGAGGATTCGGGGCTGGAGCCTGCGCCGGCGCAGCAAGACTGA
- a CDS encoding IS30 family transposase, whose product MGTQYSHFSAEERGVLMAMKQHGHSGRAIARMLGRADSSVSRELARNGVRTPGPTPALGRPRRGYDAVRAGERARRLRRRARRERKLSADSALWLEVQRRLARYWSPRQISQGLREEYPDRPEWRVSHETIYTAIYAMPRGPIRRELTRLLKQQRAARHSSARGPERRGRMLDVQSIHLRPPAATERLVPGHWEGDFLVGARNASAIGVLVDRKTLFTVLARMRGCTAADALEGFSRVLRRLPLSARQTLTYDQGKEMALHRVLTQRTNVSVYFADPSSPWQRGICENTNGLLRQYFPKGTDLSGYTQRQLDRIAHEFNTRPRASLGYQFPAVVFLRELGMPELAAKVRQSVFDSFAALRR is encoded by the coding sequence ATGGGAACCCAGTACAGCCACTTCAGCGCCGAAGAACGCGGTGTGCTCATGGCCATGAAGCAGCATGGCCATAGCGGCCGCGCTATCGCCCGAATGTTGGGGCGTGCCGATAGCAGCGTGTCGCGCGAATTGGCCCGCAATGGGGTGCGTACGCCGGGGCCCACCCCGGCGCTGGGTCGACCCCGGCGAGGCTATGATGCGGTTCGTGCTGGCGAACGGGCGCGGCGCTTGCGCCGTCGAGCGCGACGCGAGCGCAAGCTGAGCGCCGACAGTGCCTTGTGGCTGGAGGTGCAGCGGCGACTGGCACGTTATTGGTCGCCACGTCAGATCAGCCAGGGACTGCGCGAAGAATATCCTGACCGACCGGAGTGGCGGGTGTCGCACGAGACCATCTATACGGCGATTTATGCCATGCCCCGTGGCCCCATTCGGCGGGAGCTGACTCGTTTACTGAAGCAGCAGCGCGCTGCCCGCCATTCGTCCGCACGGGGCCCGGAGCGGCGCGGTCGGATGCTGGATGTGCAGAGTATTCACCTGCGTCCGCCCGCCGCCACCGAACGCCTGGTGCCCGGCCACTGGGAAGGCGATTTCCTGGTCGGCGCACGCAACGCTTCGGCGATCGGCGTGCTGGTGGACCGCAAGACCCTGTTCACGGTGCTGGCGCGGATGCGTGGTTGCACGGCCGCTGACGCGCTGGAGGGATTCAGCCGGGTGCTGCGTCGTTTGCCGCTATCGGCGAGGCAGACGCTGACCTACGACCAGGGCAAGGAGATGGCGCTGCATCGGGTATTGACCCAGCGCACCAACGTATCGGTCTACTTCGCTGACCCAAGCAGTCCTTGGCAGCGCGGCATCTGCGAGAACACCAACGGTCTGCTCCGGCAATATTTTCCGAAGGGCACCGATCTGTCGGGCTACACGCAACGGCAATTGGATCGAATCGCTCATGAGTTCAACACGCGGCCACGGGCGTCGTTGGGCTATCAATTCCCGGCGGTGGTGTTCTTGCGTGAGCTGGGCATGCCTGAGTTAGCCGCGAAGGTTCGTCAGAGTGTTTTCGACTCGTTTGCTGCACTTAGACGTTGA
- a CDS encoding NAD(P)(+) transhydrogenase (Re/Si-specific) subunit beta — MNLMLILVKCSYLVAATLFLLGLQRMASPVTARSGIRWAGAGMVIATVATFFQPDLHNMGLILLAVGIGTALAWVSGKKVAITDMPQMVALYNGMGGGSAAAIGAVELLRLSARLPADPLQAQIERGVIDMQTPNIALVLAVVGAAIGAVSLSGSVIAWAKLDGRLDRRVVFPGQQIFNGLIALAMVVFGIAAVMTLNVPVIIAFFVLALLLGVLMTLPIGGADMPVVISLYNAFTGLAVAFEGYVLGNEALIIAGTMVGAAGMLLTRLMAKAMNRPISGVLFSNFGGGGQAQEISGTQKPIEAGDVAAMMAFAERVVIVPGYGLAVAQAQHKIWELTQKLTERGVKVKFAIHPVAGRMPGHMNVLLAEAGVPYDMIADMDDINPEFANTDVSLVIGANDVVNPVAKTDPSSPIYGMPILDVVNSKNTIVIKRGKGTGFAGIENALFYADNTRMLYGDGAEMASALVSELKALDGGH; from the coding sequence ATGAACCTGATGCTGATCCTGGTCAAGTGCAGTTACCTGGTTGCCGCAACCCTGTTCCTGCTGGGCCTGCAACGCATGGCCTCGCCGGTCACCGCGCGCAGCGGCATCCGCTGGGCCGGTGCGGGCATGGTCATCGCGACCGTGGCGACCTTCTTCCAGCCCGACCTGCACAACATGGGGCTGATCCTGCTGGCGGTCGGCATCGGCACGGCGCTGGCCTGGGTCTCGGGCAAGAAGGTCGCGATCACCGACATGCCGCAGATGGTCGCCTTGTACAACGGCATGGGCGGCGGTTCGGCGGCGGCGATCGGCGCGGTCGAGCTGTTGCGCCTGTCGGCGCGGCTGCCGGCCGACCCCTTGCAGGCGCAGATCGAGCGCGGCGTCATCGACATGCAGACGCCGAACATCGCCCTGGTGCTGGCGGTGGTCGGCGCGGCGATCGGCGCGGTGTCGCTGTCGGGTTCGGTGATCGCCTGGGCCAAGCTCGACGGGCGCCTGGACCGGCGTGTGGTGTTCCCCGGCCAGCAGATTTTCAATGGGCTGATCGCGTTGGCGATGGTGGTGTTCGGCATCGCCGCGGTCATGACCCTCAACGTGCCGGTGATCATCGCCTTCTTCGTGCTGGCCTTGCTGCTCGGCGTGCTGATGACGTTGCCGATCGGCGGCGCCGACATGCCGGTGGTGATCTCGCTGTACAACGCCTTCACCGGCCTAGCCGTGGCCTTCGAGGGCTATGTGCTCGGCAACGAAGCGCTGATCATCGCCGGCACCATGGTCGGCGCGGCCGGCATGCTGCTGACGCGCCTGATGGCCAAGGCGATGAATCGCCCGATCAGCGGCGTGCTGTTCTCCAATTTCGGCGGCGGTGGCCAGGCGCAGGAAATCAGCGGCACCCAGAAGCCGATCGAAGCCGGCGACGTCGCCGCGATGATGGCCTTCGCCGAACGCGTGGTGATCGTGCCGGGCTATGGCCTGGCGGTGGCGCAGGCGCAGCACAAGATCTGGGAGCTGACCCAGAAGCTGACCGAGCGCGGGGTCAAGGTGAAATTCGCGATCCACCCGGTCGCCGGGCGCATGCCGGGCCATATGAACGTGTTGCTTGCCGAAGCCGGCGTGCCCTACGACATGATCGCCGACATGGACGACATCAACCCCGAGTTCGCCAACACCGACGTATCGCTGGTGATCGGCGCCAACGACGTGGTCAACCCGGTCGCCAAGACCGACCCGTCCTCGCCGATCTACGGCATGCCGATTCTTGACGTGGTCAATTCCAAGAACACCATCGTGATCAAGCGAGGCAAGGGTACGGGTTTTGCGGGCATCGAGAACGCGTTGTTCTACGCCGACAACACCCGCATGTTGTACGGCGACGGTGCGGAAATGGCCAGCGCGCTGGTCTCGGAGCTGAAGGCGCTCGACGGCGGGCATTGA
- a CDS encoding NAD(P) transhydrogenase subunit alpha — protein sequence MSDGFVALYIFMLAGIAGHVIISRVPVILHTPLMSGSNFIHGIVLIGAIIVLGHAETTLEKAIGFVAVLLGAGNAAGGYVVTERMLEMFKSSKKPAGKGGA from the coding sequence ATGAGCGACGGGTTCGTGGCGCTGTACATCTTCATGCTGGCGGGTATCGCCGGCCACGTAATCATCTCGCGGGTGCCGGTGATCCTGCACACACCGCTGATGTCGGGTTCCAACTTCATCCACGGCATCGTCCTGATCGGCGCGATCATCGTGCTGGGGCATGCCGAGACCACCCTGGAAAAAGCCATCGGCTTCGTCGCCGTGCTGCTCGGCGCCGGCAACGCCGCCGGCGGCTACGTGGTGACCGAACGCATGCTGGAGATGTTCAAGTCCAGCAAGAAGCCGGCCGGCAAGGGAGGCGCCTGA
- a CDS encoding RNA polymerase sigma factor, translated as MPPLPEDGPPEPAVRLPATIEAFLAGLGTRAFRFAELGLRHREDALDAVQDAMMKMLAYRERPASEWTPLFWSILRSRIVDIQRRRTFRLRWLAPAPREDDAPLDWADDGPDPQRTHDGREAYARLSDALTKLPRRQREAFSLRILEELDVATTARAMGCSEGAVKTHLSRAREALQRQLEEWR; from the coding sequence ATGCCGCCGCTGCCCGAGGACGGGCCGCCGGAGCCGGCCGTACGCCTGCCGGCGACCATCGAGGCCTTCCTGGCCGGCCTGGGCACGCGGGCGTTCCGCTTCGCCGAGCTCGGCCTGCGCCACCGCGAGGATGCGCTCGACGCGGTCCAGGACGCGATGATGAAGATGCTGGCCTATCGCGAGCGCCCGGCGTCGGAATGGACCCCGCTGTTCTGGAGCATCCTGCGCAGCCGGATCGTCGACATCCAACGCCGGCGGACCTTCCGTCTGCGCTGGCTGGCACCGGCCCCGCGCGAAGACGACGCGCCGCTGGACTGGGCCGACGACGGCCCCGACCCGCAGCGCACCCACGACGGCCGCGAAGCCTATGCGCGTCTGAGCGATGCGCTGACCAAGCTGCCGCGCAGGCAACGCGAGGCCTTCAGCCTGCGGATCCTGGAAGAACTCGACGTCGCCACGACCGCGCGGGCGATGGGTTGCAGCGAAGGCGCGGTGAAAACCCATCTGTCGCGCGCGCGCGAAGCCCTGCAGCGGCAATTGGAGGAATGGCGATGA